In Bacillus sp. S3, the sequence TATTTAATCCATTGCTGGTTTAACCAAAGAGTCATTGATTATTCGATGGCATCTGCAACAGGATTATTTAATCCAACAACACACAAGTGGGAGCAAGAATTGTTAGAACTTACGGGTATAACAGAAAATCAGCTTTCCGAAATTGTTCCTCCTACAAAAATATTAACAGGAATTAACCATGAGATAGCGGAAGCAATGGGTATTAACCCGGACATGCCAGTAGTGATTGGTGCGGCAGATGGCCAATTGGCGAATTTGGGAAATGGAGCGATTCTTCCCGGTGAAGTGGCTGTTTCAGTAGGGACAAGCGGTGCCATAAGGCAAGTTACACAGGGTGTTAAGATAAGCGAGAAACAGGAAACGTTTTGTTATTCCTTTACCGAGGAATCTTCCATTATTGGAGGACCGACAAATAATGGTGGCATTGCCCTGCAATGGTTAAAGGATCTTCTGAACGACCAAAGAAGTTTTACAGAATTTCTTTCTGACGCAGACCAGGCTGCTCCAGGTTCAGATGGGTTGCTTTTTCTTCCGTATATAAATGGAGAAAGAGCTCCAATTTGGAACCAAAAAGCAAAAGGAAATTTTTATGGTGTGTCCATTACACATAAAAAAGAACATTTTATTCGTGCTGTACTTGAAGGAGTTACATTTAATCTCTATCAAATTGGAAAAGCTTTGGAGCAGTTAGCTGGCGAGCCGCAAAAAGTTTATGTAAACGGCGGTTTGGCAAGATCGCCAATATGGCTGCAAATGATGGCAGATGTTTTTGAAGCAGAAATTTATGTTTCAGAAAGTCACCATAGTGCAGCATGGGGAGCGGCTTGGACTGCATTAGTGGCCATCAAAAAGGTTGATTCATTTGAAGAAATTAAAAAGAATATCCCGATGGGAAAAGCTACTATTCCGAATAAGGAAAACAGTGAAAAATATAAGAAAATTTATGCGAACTATGAAAGCTTAGCTGCTGATATGGTGAAGTATTTTATTTAATAGGAAAAGCGCAAGCGCCATGGTCATCGGCGTATGGCCTGGAGCTGGACATTTCTTAAGGTCAAAATTTATACTTTCTTATTTCTAAATAAAGGGGGAGAGCGAATGCTTGAGGAAATTTTGAAGCAAGTTCAAAATGGAACCCTTAGTATAACTGAAGCGAAAGAACAATTGGCAACGTTTGAAAATTTGGGGTTTGCAAAAGTTGACCACCATCGAAAAAAAAGGCAAGGCTTCGCAGAGGTGGTGTATGGGGAAGGCAAGACAGCTCCGCAAATCATTTCGATTGTTCAGGGCTATAAGGGCACGAAATAACGAGATCCTTGTTACTAGAGTCACGAAAGAAAAAGCTGAAAATATCCTGAATACTCTTCCTGACCTAACGTATAGTGAAACGGCAAGAATTCTTTTTTGGAAGAAGGAGAACGCAGTTAGGAAAACCTCAGAAGGATACATTGCCGTTGTTGCTGCAGGTACGTCTGATTTACCTGTTGCAGAAGAAGCGGCAGTGACTGCAGAAGTTTTGGGCAGCAAGGTGCATCGTATCTATGACGTTGGTGTTGCTGGGATTCATCGCTTACTAAGTCATGCCGAGGAAATTCAAAAATGCAACTGTGTCTGTTGTTGTAGCAGGAATGGAGGGAGCTCTTCCAAGTGTAGTGGGTGGGCTTGTTTCCCATCCAGTTATCGCTGTTCCAACAAGCATTGGTTATGGCGCGAATTTTAATGGCTTTATCTGCGTTGCTTACGATGTTAAACTCTTGTGCATCCGGAATTAGTGTTGTTAATATCGACAATGGTTTTGGCGGGGGGTATAACGCGGTCTTAATTCATCAACTAGCACAAAAAGGGGCGGGGGAAAATAATGAGGACACTTTATTTTGATTGTTTTTCCGGTATTAGCGGAGATATGGTCATTGGGGCGCTAATCGATGCAGGAGCCGATCCGAATCGGTTAGTAGAAGAACTAAAAAAGCTCCAAATTGAAGACGAATATGAATTGAAATGGAAAAAGCTTGTAAAGAATGGTATTACCAGTACGAAGTTTGATGTCCGATCTGCTTAATGATTCTATTCATATACATAGCCATCATGACCACGAACAGA encodes:
- a CDS encoding gluconokinase, encoding MARELVIGLDVGTTSVKACIFDLHGKLVADVEKMITSEYPQQGWVEQNPMEIEQSAIIAIREAIDNAAAGKDEIVSLGFSAAMHSLLCVNEEGMPISPALIWADGRSFKQSEEIINTIGTRVYSKTGTPIHPMTPFVKLLWMKEVEYEPYKRAAYFMSIKEYLIHCWFNQRVIDYSMASATGLFNPTTHKWEQELLELTGITENQLSEIVPPTKILTGINHEIAEAMGINPDMPVVIGAADGQLANLGNGAILPGEVAVSVGTSGAIRQVTQGVKISEKQETFCYSFTEESSIIGGPTNNGGIALQWLKDLLNDQRSFTEFLSDADQAAPGSDGLLFLPYINGERAPIWNQKAKGNFYGVSITHKKEHFIRAVLEGVTFNLYQIGKALEQLAGEPQKVYVNGGLARSPIWLQMMADVFEAEIYVSESHHSAAWGAAWTALVAIKKVDSFEEIKKNIPMGKATIPNKENSEKYKKIYANYESLAADMVKYFI
- the larC gene encoding nickel insertion protein, with translation MRTLYFDCFSGISGDMVIGALIDAGADPNRLVEELKKLQIEDEYELKWKKLVKNGITSTKFDVRSA